The following proteins come from a genomic window of Streptomyces sp. NBC_00539:
- a CDS encoding catalase, whose product MTQEAHVTQGPLTTEAGAPVADNQNSETAGVGGPVLVQDQLLLEKLAHFNRERIPERVVHARGAGAYGTFTVTRDVSQWTRAKFLSEVGKQTETFLRFSTVADSLGGADARRDPRGWALKFYTEEGNYDLVGNNTPVFFIRDAIKFPDFIHTQKRDPYTGSQEADNVWDFWGLSPESTHQVTWLFGDRGIPSSYRHMDGFGSHTFQWNNEAGEVFWVKYHFKTDQGIKNLTQAEANRLAGEDPDSHQRDLREAIERGDFPSWTVQVQIMPAAEAAEYRFNPFDLTKVWPHADYPPIEIGKLELNRNPENIFAEVEQSIFSPAHFVPGIGPSPDKMLQGRLFAYGDAHRYRVGINADHLPVNRPHATEARTHSRDGALYDGRHKGAKNYEPNSFGGPFQTDRPLWQPVPLTGGTGNHATPVHREDNDFVQAGNLYRLMSEDEKGRLIENLSGFLAKVSRDDIVDRAVNNFRQADGDFGKRLDAAVQALRG is encoded by the coding sequence ATGACGCAGGAGGCGCACGTGACGCAGGGACCGCTCACCACGGAGGCCGGAGCCCCGGTCGCCGACAACCAGAACAGTGAGACCGCCGGCGTCGGTGGCCCCGTACTCGTCCAGGACCAGCTGCTGCTGGAGAAGCTCGCCCACTTCAACCGCGAGCGCATCCCGGAGCGCGTCGTGCACGCCCGCGGCGCCGGTGCGTACGGCACCTTCACCGTCACCCGTGACGTCTCGCAGTGGACCCGGGCGAAGTTCCTGTCCGAGGTCGGCAAGCAGACCGAGACGTTCCTGCGCTTCTCCACCGTCGCCGACAGCCTCGGCGGCGCCGACGCCCGCCGGGACCCGCGCGGCTGGGCGTTGAAGTTCTACACCGAAGAGGGCAACTACGACCTCGTCGGCAACAACACCCCCGTCTTCTTCATCCGCGACGCGATCAAGTTCCCCGACTTCATCCACACGCAGAAGCGCGACCCGTACACCGGCTCGCAGGAAGCCGACAACGTGTGGGACTTCTGGGGTCTGAGCCCCGAGTCCACCCACCAGGTGACCTGGCTCTTCGGCGACCGCGGCATCCCGTCCTCCTACCGCCACATGGACGGCTTCGGCTCGCACACCTTCCAGTGGAACAACGAGGCCGGCGAGGTCTTCTGGGTCAAGTACCACTTCAAGACCGACCAGGGGATCAAGAACCTCACCCAGGCCGAGGCCAACCGGCTCGCCGGCGAGGACCCCGACTCGCACCAGCGCGACCTGCGCGAGGCCATCGAACGCGGCGACTTCCCGAGCTGGACCGTGCAGGTCCAGATCATGCCGGCGGCCGAGGCGGCCGAGTACCGCTTCAACCCGTTCGACCTCACCAAGGTGTGGCCGCACGCGGACTACCCGCCGATCGAGATCGGCAAGCTGGAGCTCAACCGCAACCCGGAGAACATCTTCGCCGAGGTCGAGCAGAGCATCTTCAGCCCGGCCCACTTCGTCCCCGGCATCGGTCCGTCCCCGGACAAGATGCTCCAGGGCCGCCTCTTCGCGTACGGCGACGCCCACCGCTACCGCGTCGGCATCAACGCCGACCACCTGCCGGTGAACCGTCCGCACGCCACCGAGGCGCGCACCCACTCCCGCGACGGCGCCCTGTACGACGGCCGCCACAAGGGTGCGAAGAACTACGAGCCGAACAGCTTCGGCGGCCCCTTCCAGACGGACCGTCCGCTGTGGCAGCCCGTCCCGCTGACCGGTGGCACGGGCAACCACGCCACCCCGGTCCACCGCGAGGACAACGACTTCGTCCAGGCGGGCAACCTCTACCGCCTGATGTCGGAGGACGAGAAGGGCCGTCTGATCGAGAACCTCTCCGGCTTCCTCGCCAAGGTCTCCCGTGACGACATAGTCGACCGCGCGGTCAACAACTTCCGCCAGGCGGACGGTGACTTCGGCAAGCGGCTGGACGCCGCGGTCCAGGCCCTGCGCGGCTGA
- a CDS encoding Fur family transcriptional regulator, which yields MSDLLERLRGRGWRMTAQRRVVAEVLDGDHVHLTADEVHARAVAKLPEISRATVYNTLGELVSLGEVLEVSTDRRAKRYDPNAHRAHQHLVCAQCGAIRDVHPSGDPLADLPDAERFGFVVSAVEVTYRGVCPNCAGA from the coding sequence ATGAGTGACCTGCTGGAACGACTTCGCGGACGCGGATGGCGCATGACCGCACAGCGGCGCGTCGTGGCCGAGGTGCTCGACGGTGACCACGTTCACCTGACGGCCGACGAGGTGCACGCGCGCGCGGTGGCCAAGCTGCCGGAGATCTCCCGGGCAACGGTGTACAACACCCTGGGCGAGCTGGTCAGCCTCGGCGAGGTGCTGGAGGTGTCCACGGACCGCCGCGCCAAGCGGTACGACCCGAACGCCCACCGCGCGCACCAGCACCTGGTGTGCGCCCAGTGCGGCGCGATCCGCGACGTCCACCCCTCGGGGGACCCGCTGGCCGACCTGCCGGATGCGGAGCGGTTCGGCTTCGTGGTCTCGGCGGTCGAGGTGACGTACCGGGGTGTGTGCCCGAACTGCGCGGGCGCGTAG
- a CDS encoding tetratricopeptide repeat protein, with protein MGDRSTLLETGRFVRSGVESGREAEKGAQTVNAQTALTDADFADEAFVEADVASDAELEARHRVAADKGDPGAMSVLGALLLRRGDLAGAEPYLRGATAEGDRAAANNLGVLLHQRGYPDEAAGWWRVAAVAGSAPAAHALGRHYRERGDEPAAEYWMRQAAESGHALGAYGLADLLEHRGDKGVERWFRAAAEQGHREAAYRLARHLRKGDPVEAEQWYRQAAARGHRRAALHLGALLEARGELKEAGRWYLTSAKQGEARAACALGFLLRDAGDEESAATWWRRAAEDGDGNAANALGALHAARGETQTAEKWYRVATDAGDHNGAYNLALLCAAQERTAQAEQWYRRAAYAGHREAANALAILLLQGGDAEGAEPWFSKAAEAGSVDAAFNLGILFASRDEDRTALKWYERAASAGHTDAALQVGIALVRDGEERAAERHLRCAAGGGSAEAAFRLAALLESLAPPPEPVALGEPVGGAARTESEEWYERAAEQGHRRAQVRVGMLAAARGDLAAAARWYREAAEAGSRNGAFNLGLLLAREGNEPEAALWWTRAAVAGHGRAALRLALLAARQGDLNEGQKWCVRAMELGPAEVSERAGRLRDALAEELSA; from the coding sequence ATGGGGGACAGGTCAACTCTGCTGGAGACAGGGCGGTTTGTGAGGTCGGGGGTCGAGTCGGGCAGGGAAGCCGAAAAGGGGGCTCAGACCGTTAACGCGCAGACCGCATTGACCGATGCGGATTTCGCGGACGAAGCGTTCGTCGAAGCCGACGTGGCCAGTGACGCGGAGCTGGAGGCCCGGCACCGCGTGGCCGCCGACAAGGGGGACCCGGGCGCCATGAGCGTGCTCGGGGCGTTGCTGCTGCGCCGGGGCGACCTGGCCGGGGCCGAGCCGTACCTGCGGGGGGCCACCGCCGAGGGGGACCGCGCCGCCGCCAACAACCTCGGGGTGCTGCTGCACCAGCGCGGCTACCCCGACGAGGCGGCCGGCTGGTGGCGGGTCGCCGCCGTCGCCGGTTCCGCGCCCGCCGCGCACGCCCTGGGCCGGCACTACCGCGAGCGCGGCGACGAACCCGCGGCCGAGTACTGGATGCGCCAGGCGGCGGAGTCCGGTCACGCCCTGGGTGCCTACGGGCTGGCCGACCTGCTGGAACACCGGGGGGACAAGGGTGTCGAGCGGTGGTTCCGCGCCGCGGCCGAACAGGGGCACCGCGAAGCCGCGTACCGGCTGGCCCGGCACCTGAGGAAGGGCGACCCCGTCGAGGCCGAGCAGTGGTACCGGCAGGCCGCCGCGCGCGGGCACCGCCGCGCCGCGCTGCACCTGGGCGCGCTGCTGGAGGCCCGCGGGGAGCTCAAGGAGGCGGGGCGCTGGTACCTGACCTCGGCGAAGCAGGGGGAGGCGCGGGCCGCGTGCGCCCTCGGCTTCCTGCTGCGCGACGCCGGGGACGAGGAGAGCGCGGCCACCTGGTGGCGGCGGGCCGCCGAGGACGGCGACGGCAACGCGGCCAACGCCCTGGGCGCCCTGCACGCGGCGCGGGGCGAGACCCAGACGGCCGAGAAGTGGTACCGGGTCGCCACGGACGCGGGCGACCACAACGGGGCGTACAACCTCGCCCTGCTGTGCGCCGCGCAGGAGCGGACGGCGCAGGCCGAGCAGTGGTACCGCCGGGCGGCCTACGCGGGCCACCGCGAGGCGGCCAACGCCCTGGCGATCCTCCTGCTCCAGGGCGGGGACGCGGAAGGGGCCGAGCCGTGGTTCTCCAAGGCGGCCGAGGCGGGCAGCGTGGACGCCGCCTTCAACCTCGGGATCCTGTTCGCCAGCCGGGACGAGGACCGCACGGCGCTCAAGTGGTACGAGCGGGCCGCGTCGGCGGGCCACACCGACGCGGCGCTCCAGGTCGGCATCGCCTTGGTGCGGGACGGCGAGGAGCGGGCGGCGGAACGGCACCTGCGCTGCGCGGCGGGCGGCGGCAGCGCGGAGGCGGCGTTCAGGCTGGCCGCGCTGCTGGAGTCGCTGGCCCCGCCGCCGGAGCCGGTGGCGCTGGGCGAGCCGGTCGGCGGGGCGGCGCGGACCGAGAGCGAGGAGTGGTACGAGCGCGCGGCCGAGCAGGGCCACCGGCGTGCCCAGGTCAGGGTCGGGATGCTGGCGGCGGCGCGGGGTGACCTGGCGGCGGCCGCGCGGTGGTACCGGGAGGCGGCGGAGGCCGGCTCGCGCAACGGGGCGTTCAACCTGGGGCTCCTGCTGGCCCGGGAGGGGAACGAACCGGAGGCGGCGCTGTGGTGGACGCGGGCGGCGGTGGCCGGCCACGGGCGGGCGGCGCTGCGGCTGGCACTGCTGGCGGCGCGGCAGGGGGACCTCAACGAGGGGCAGAAGTGGTGCGTGCGGGCCATGGAGCTGGGGCCGGCAGAGGTCTCCGAGCGGGCGGGGCGGCTGCGGGACGCGCTGGCGGAGGAGCTCTCGGCGTAG
- a CDS encoding UPF0182 family membrane protein, whose protein sequence is MPDRGAGPSGPRMRVGRPSRRARTLLMTLGVLAVLAMAFIMFAGFWTDWLWFRSVAFSSVFTTTLWTKTGLFAVFGLLMAGAVGFNIWLAHRLRPPLSAMSMEQQSLDRYRMSVAPYKKWLLLGIAAIVGLIAGASAAGQWKTWLMYVNGVPFGQKDPQFGLDVSFYTFDLPWYRFLLGFGFAAVVLSVIAAVVVHYLYGGLRVTSPGARATAAATGHLSVLLGLFVTFKAIAYWLDRYGLAVKSSDFKAADNWTGLRYVDANAYLPAKTILVAIAAICALLFFATLWRRTWQLPVIGFGLMVLSAILIGGLYPAIVQKFQVQPNEQAKESPYVEKNIEATRNAYGIANAEVKDYPGTGSNTDQAKLRANADTTASIRLLDPNIVSPAFQQLQQVKGYYGFPATLAVDRYKGQDTVIGLRELNLAGIPKNNWINDHFRYTHGYGVVAAKGTEVTKNGDPVFIQSDLPSKGEFGTGNAFKQQIYYGEQTKQYSIVGGPQKELDYSDDKGEKETSYTGKSGVSLDNPVNRAAYALAFSEPQILYSGAIGDGSRILYNRTPKERVEAVAPWLTIDGAAYPAVVDGRIQWIVDAYTTTNGYPYASRTTLGDSTADSLTNSQRAVVAQENRVNYIRNSVKATVDAYDGTIKLYQWDTQDPVLKTWMKAFPGTVKAKSEIPKALIDHMRYPQDLYKVQRELLTRYHVTDAQTFLSGSEVWAVPDDPTTKTGSAVPPYYLSMKMPGQKDQAFSLTTTFTPNGRDNLSAFMAVNADPGTPDYGKIRILKLPTSTPVDGPKQVQSKFNSKPEIAQEINILSRGDSQVEYGNLLTVPLDDGVLNVEPVYVKGGGLKYPTLRKVLVTYGGQTAFEDTLEKALNVVFGAEAPSAPTTPTTPTTPPGEGTTTPGTQDPTVKAALSDAQKAIEAAEKARQAGDWTAFGKAQDDIKAALQRAVEAEAKLTAPKPSS, encoded by the coding sequence ATGCCGGACCGCGGCGCAGGCCCCTCCGGGCCACGGATGAGAGTCGGCCGCCCCTCCCGGCGTGCCCGCACTCTTCTGATGACTCTGGGCGTTCTGGCCGTGCTGGCCATGGCGTTCATCATGTTCGCGGGCTTTTGGACCGACTGGCTCTGGTTCCGCTCCGTCGCCTTCTCCAGTGTGTTCACCACCACCCTGTGGACCAAGACCGGCCTCTTCGCGGTGTTCGGACTGCTGATGGCGGGAGCCGTCGGGTTCAACATCTGGCTGGCGCACCGGCTGAGGCCGCCGCTCAGCGCGATGTCGATGGAGCAGCAGAGCCTCGACCGCTACCGGATGAGCGTCGCGCCGTACAAGAAGTGGCTGCTCCTGGGCATCGCCGCGATCGTCGGGCTGATCGCGGGGGCGTCCGCGGCCGGCCAGTGGAAGACCTGGCTGATGTATGTGAACGGGGTGCCCTTCGGGCAGAAGGACCCCCAGTTCGGTCTGGACGTGTCCTTCTACACCTTCGACCTGCCCTGGTACCGCTTCCTGCTGGGCTTCGGGTTCGCGGCGGTCGTGCTGTCGGTGATCGCCGCCGTCGTCGTTCACTACCTGTACGGCGGCCTGCGCGTGACCAGCCCCGGCGCCCGGGCCACCGCCGCCGCCACGGGCCACCTGTCGGTGCTGCTCGGGCTGTTCGTGACCTTCAAGGCGATCGCGTACTGGCTCGACCGGTACGGCCTCGCGGTGAAGTCCAGTGACTTCAAGGCCGCCGACAACTGGACCGGCCTGCGGTACGTCGACGCCAACGCCTACCTCCCGGCCAAGACGATCCTCGTCGCCATCGCCGCGATCTGCGCCCTGCTGTTCTTCGCCACGCTGTGGCGCCGGACCTGGCAGCTGCCGGTCATCGGCTTCGGCCTGATGGTCCTCTCGGCGATCCTCATCGGCGGGCTGTACCCGGCGATCGTGCAGAAGTTCCAGGTCCAGCCGAACGAGCAGGCCAAGGAGTCGCCGTACGTCGAGAAGAACATCGAGGCGACGCGGAACGCGTACGGCATCGCCAACGCCGAGGTGAAGGACTACCCGGGAACCGGGTCCAACACGGACCAGGCGAAGCTGCGGGCCAACGCGGACACCACGGCGAGCATCCGCCTGCTCGACCCGAACATCGTCTCGCCGGCCTTCCAGCAGCTCCAGCAGGTCAAGGGCTACTACGGCTTCCCCGCGACGCTCGCCGTCGACCGCTACAAGGGCCAGGACACCGTCATCGGCCTGCGCGAGCTGAACCTCGCGGGCATCCCGAAGAACAACTGGATCAACGACCACTTCCGGTACACGCACGGCTACGGCGTGGTCGCCGCCAAGGGCACCGAGGTCACCAAGAACGGCGACCCGGTCTTCATCCAGTCCGACCTGCCCTCCAAGGGAGAGTTCGGTACCGGGAACGCCTTCAAGCAGCAGATCTACTACGGCGAGCAGACGAAGCAGTACTCGATCGTCGGCGGTCCGCAGAAGGAGCTCGACTACTCCGACGACAAGGGCGAGAAGGAGACGAGCTACACCGGCAAGAGCGGTGTCAGCCTCGACAACCCGGTCAACCGGGCCGCCTACGCCCTCGCGTTCAGCGAACCGCAGATCCTGTACTCCGGCGCCATCGGCGACGGTTCGCGGATCCTGTACAACCGCACGCCCAAGGAGCGCGTCGAGGCCGTGGCCCCCTGGCTGACCATCGACGGCGCGGCCTACCCGGCCGTGGTCGACGGCCGCATCCAGTGGATCGTGGACGCCTACACGACGACGAACGGCTACCCGTACGCCTCGCGCACCACGCTCGGCGACTCCACGGCGGACTCGCTCACCAACAGCCAGCGCGCCGTCGTCGCTCAGGAGAACCGGGTCAACTACATCCGGAACTCGGTGAAGGCCACCGTCGACGCCTACGACGGAACGATCAAGTTGTACCAGTGGGACACCCAGGACCCGGTCCTCAAGACCTGGATGAAGGCGTTCCCCGGCACCGTCAAGGCCAAGAGCGAGATCCCCAAGGCGCTCATCGACCACATGCGCTATCCGCAGGACCTCTACAAGGTGCAGCGCGAACTGCTCACCCGCTACCACGTCACCGACGCCCAGACGTTCCTCAGCGGCTCGGAGGTCTGGGCCGTTCCGGACGACCCGACCACCAAGACGGGCAGCGCGGTGCCGCCGTACTACCTGTCGATGAAGATGCCGGGACAGAAGGACCAGGCGTTCTCGCTGACGACGACGTTCACGCCGAACGGCCGGGACAACCTGAGCGCCTTCATGGCGGTCAACGCCGATCCGGGCACCCCGGACTACGGCAAGATCCGCATCCTGAAACTGCCGACCAGTACCCCGGTCGACGGACCCAAGCAGGTCCAGAGCAAGTTCAACTCCAAGCCGGAGATCGCCCAGGAGATCAACATCCTGAGCCGGGGCGACTCCCAGGTGGAGTACGGAAACCTGCTGACGGTGCCGCTGGACGACGGCGTGCTGAACGTGGAGCCGGTGTACGTCAAGGGCGGCGGCCTCAAGTACCCGACGCTGCGCAAGGTGCTGGTGACGTACGGCGGCCAGACGGCCTTCGAGGACACGCTGGAGAAGGCGCTGAACGTGGTGTTCGGGGCGGAGGCGCCGAGCGCGCCGACGACGCCGACCACCCCCACGACCCCGCCGGGCGAGGGCACCACCACGCCGGGTACGCAGGACCCGACGGTCAAGGCGGCCCTGTCCGATGCGCAGAAGGCCATCGAGGCGGCGGAGAAGGCACGCCAGGCGGGCGACTGGACGGCATTCGGCAAGGCGCAGGACGACATCAAGGCGGCGCTCCAGCGTGCGGTCGAAGCCGAGGCGAAGCTGACGGCCCCCAAGCCGAGCAGCTGA
- a CDS encoding PPA1309 family protein yields the protein MLSMSNLSPSGTPMAAGPLTRACLEIDEYAAGLGWDRPARLFALVDTARLRRQEPRLAGQLGLDQDDTGKSSLTPIEQEEVPADTPLDKFLGTIAWPDAVVGCALTVERLMLPPSAEASVPEGLSDKQLAKWVASHPERQEVRLTVAVLRDGSRESAVRLREKDSSSEVLTGEGLVPGLAEALAATFA from the coding sequence ATGTTGTCCATGTCCAACCTTTCGCCTTCCGGCACTCCCATGGCGGCCGGCCCGCTGACCCGCGCCTGCCTCGAAATCGACGAGTACGCGGCCGGCCTCGGCTGGGACCGGCCGGCCCGGCTGTTCGCCCTCGTCGACACCGCCCGCCTGCGCAGGCAGGAGCCCCGGCTGGCCGGCCAGCTCGGTCTCGACCAGGACGACACCGGCAAGTCCTCCCTGACCCCGATCGAGCAGGAGGAGGTGCCCGCCGACACCCCGCTCGACAAGTTCCTGGGCACCATCGCCTGGCCCGACGCGGTCGTGGGCTGCGCGCTGACCGTGGAGCGGCTGATGCTGCCGCCGTCCGCGGAGGCCTCCGTACCGGAGGGGCTGAGCGACAAGCAGCTCGCGAAGTGGGTCGCCTCGCACCCCGAGCGGCAGGAGGTCCGCCTCACGGTGGCGGTGCTGCGGGACGGGTCGCGCGAGTCGGCGGTCCGGCTGCGGGAGAAGGACTCGTCGAGCGAGGTACTCACCGGCGAGGGGCTGGTGCCCGGGCTGGCGGAGGCGCTGGCGGCGACCTTCGCGTAG
- a CDS encoding YlbL family protein, whose product MPRRTATMLASTLMLFALLCAGVFLKVPYSEMSPGPTVNTLGESHGEPVLNISGHKTYPTTGHLNMTTVRVTGADYDMNLLEAVYGWLAGDNIVVPHENLYPDGKTDKQSTQENAEEFSQSQESAKVAALKQLGIEVPVRVVVSTVVKGSPSEGKLHAGDVIKSVDGAPVTEPGDVAKLVTKHKPGEPVEFTIVPAADAAEAEKAGREPATTAKVTIVAGKAQDDGHAIVGIRAGVDHTFPFPIDIKLADVGGPSAGLMFALGIVDKLTPADLTGGKFIAGTGTIDDAGKVGPIGGIQMKTIGARKAGARYFLTPAENCASAAAHVPDGLTLVKVSTIGDAEQALEKIGKGDTAGLPGCTTH is encoded by the coding sequence ATGCCACGCCGCACTGCGACGATGCTCGCTTCCACCCTCATGCTGTTCGCACTGCTCTGCGCAGGGGTTTTCCTCAAGGTCCCGTACTCCGAGATGAGCCCCGGCCCCACCGTGAACACGCTCGGCGAATCGCACGGCGAGCCCGTCCTGAACATCTCGGGGCACAAGACCTACCCCACCACCGGGCACCTCAACATGACGACGGTCCGCGTCACCGGGGCGGACTACGACATGAACCTGCTGGAAGCGGTGTACGGCTGGCTGGCCGGGGACAACATCGTCGTGCCGCACGAGAACCTCTATCCGGACGGCAAGACGGACAAGCAGTCCACGCAGGAGAACGCCGAGGAGTTCAGCCAGTCGCAGGAGAGCGCGAAGGTGGCGGCCCTCAAGCAGCTGGGCATCGAGGTCCCGGTCCGTGTCGTCGTCTCCACCGTGGTCAAGGGCAGCCCCTCCGAGGGCAAGCTGCACGCCGGTGACGTGATCAAGTCCGTGGACGGCGCCCCGGTGACGGAACCGGGCGACGTGGCCAAGCTCGTGACCAAGCACAAGCCCGGGGAGCCGGTCGAGTTCACCATCGTTCCCGCCGCCGACGCGGCCGAGGCCGAGAAGGCGGGCCGCGAGCCCGCCACCACGGCCAAGGTCACGATCGTCGCCGGGAAGGCGCAGGACGACGGTCACGCCATCGTCGGCATCCGCGCCGGCGTCGACCACACCTTCCCGTTCCCCATCGACATCAAGCTCGCCGACGTCGGCGGCCCCAGCGCCGGCCTGATGTTCGCGCTCGGCATCGTCGACAAGCTCACCCCCGCCGACCTGACCGGCGGGAAGTTCATCGCGGGCACCGGCACCATCGACGACGCGGGCAAGGTGGGCCCGATCGGCGGCATCCAGATGAAGACCATCGGGGCCCGCAAGGCGGGCGCCCGGTACTTCCTCACGCCCGCCGAGAACTGCGCCTCCGCCGCCGCGCACGTCCCCGACGGCCTGACCCTGGTCAAGGTCTCCACCATCGGCGACGCCGAACAGGCACTGGAGAAGATCGGCAAGGGGGACACGGCCGGGCTGCCCGGCTGCACCACGCACTGA
- a CDS encoding molybdenum cofactor biosynthesis protein MoaE, producing the protein MAPHFDHPGEQAAQDPIRLLAIRETPLSIDEVFEAVGDDATGGTTLFVGTVRNHDGGADVDSLGYSCHPTAEAEMRRIAEHVVEKYPVRALAAVHRVGDLSVGDLAVVVAVSCPHRGEAFEACRMLIDDLKHEVPIWKHQTFADGTEEWVGAC; encoded by the coding sequence ATGGCACCGCACTTCGACCACCCCGGCGAGCAGGCCGCCCAGGATCCGATCCGGCTGCTCGCGATCCGCGAGACCCCGCTCTCGATCGACGAGGTCTTCGAGGCGGTCGGCGACGACGCGACGGGCGGCACGACCCTCTTCGTCGGTACGGTGCGCAACCACGACGGCGGCGCCGACGTCGACTCCCTCGGCTACTCCTGCCACCCCACGGCCGAGGCCGAGATGCGCCGGATCGCCGAGCACGTCGTGGAGAAGTACCCGGTCCGTGCCCTCGCCGCCGTGCACCGCGTCGGCGACCTGTCGGTGGGCGACCTGGCGGTGGTCGTGGCCGTGTCCTGCCCGCACCGCGGGGAGGCCTTCGAGGCCTGCCGGATGCTGATCGACGACCTCAAGCACGAGGTCCCCATCTGGAAGCACCAGACCTTCGCCGACGGCACGGAGGAGTGGGTCGGGGCCTGCTGA
- a CDS encoding SDR family oxidoreductase — MEPGESGVRPPRNPAVRGPVIAVTGAASGVGAALVGRLAASDEVKQVVAIDERRGECAAATWHVLDVRDPAIAEKLRGADVVVHLALDLDLETDPAARTAYNVRGTQTVLTAAAAAGVHRVVLCTSAMVYGALPDNDIPLAEDSELRATAEATGVGDLLEIERLGRRAPRAHPGLNVTVVRPAVLVGGTDTALTRYFESPRLLVVAGSRPTWQFCHVEDLVSALEYAALEKVDGELAVGCEGWLEQEEVEQLSGIRRMELPSAVALGAAARLHRIGLTPSPAGDLAYTMHPWVVSVSALHAAGWRPRWTNEEVLAELLQEVAGRHTVAGRRLGRKDAATAAGAAGATVALLGAAAAVRRARKRRGI; from the coding sequence GTGGAGCCCGGTGAAAGCGGCGTTCGCCCGCCGCGAAACCCGGCGGTCCGCGGGCCCGTGATCGCGGTGACCGGCGCCGCGTCGGGGGTCGGCGCGGCGCTGGTGGGCCGCCTCGCCGCATCTGACGAGGTCAAGCAAGTCGTGGCGATCGACGAGCGGCGCGGCGAGTGCGCGGCGGCGACCTGGCACGTCCTGGACGTCCGGGACCCCGCGATCGCCGAGAAGCTCCGGGGCGCCGACGTGGTCGTCCACCTCGCCCTGGACCTGGACCTGGAGACGGACCCGGCGGCCCGCACGGCGTACAACGTGCGCGGCACCCAGACCGTGCTGACCGCCGCGGCGGCGGCCGGGGTGCACCGCGTCGTGCTCTGCACCTCCGCGATGGTCTACGGGGCGCTGCCCGACAACGACATCCCGCTCGCGGAGGACTCCGAGCTGCGGGCCACCGCCGAGGCCACCGGCGTCGGCGACCTGCTGGAGATCGAGCGCCTGGGCCGGCGCGCCCCCCGCGCGCACCCCGGGCTCAACGTCACCGTGGTGCGCCCCGCGGTGCTGGTCGGCGGTACCGACACCGCCCTGACCCGGTACTTCGAGTCGCCCCGGCTGCTGGTCGTCGCGGGATCCCGGCCCACCTGGCAGTTCTGTCACGTCGAGGACCTGGTCAGCGCCCTGGAGTACGCCGCCCTGGAGAAGGTCGACGGGGAGCTGGCCGTCGGCTGCGAGGGCTGGCTGGAGCAGGAGGAGGTCGAGCAGCTGAGCGGCATCCGCCGCATGGAGCTCCCCTCCGCCGTCGCCCTGGGGGCCGCGGCCCGGCTGCACCGGATCGGCCTGACCCCGTCCCCGGCGGGCGACCTCGCCTACACGATGCACCCGTGGGTGGTCAGCGTGAGCGCGCTGCACGCCGCGGGGTGGCGGCCGCGCTGGACCAACGAGGAGGTGCTCGCCGAGCTGCTCCAGGAGGTCGCGGGCCGCCACACGGTCGCGGGCCGCCGCCTGGGCCGCAAGGACGCCGCCACGGCCGCCGGTGCGGCGGGCGCGACGGTCGCCCTGCTGGGCGCCGCCGCCGCGGTGCGCCGGGCCCGCAAGCGCCGCGGTATCTGA